Proteins co-encoded in one Zalophus californianus isolate mZalCal1 chromosome 9, mZalCal1.pri.v2, whole genome shotgun sequence genomic window:
- the LOC118357370 gene encoding peroxiredoxin-1-like has protein sequence MSSGNAKIGHPAPNFIATTVMPDGQFKDLSLSDYKGKYIVFFFYPLDFTFVCPTEIIAFSDRAEEFKKLNCQVIGASVDSHFCHLAWINTPKKQGGLGPMNIPLVSDPKRTIAQDYGVLKADEGISFRGLFIIDDKGILRQITVNDLPVGRSVDETLRLVQAFQFTDKHGEVCPAGWKPGSDTIKPDVQKSKEYFSKQK, from the coding sequence ATGTCTTCGGGAAATGCCAAAATTGGGCATCCTGCCCCCAACTTCATAGCCACGACTGTTATGCCAGATGGCCAGTTCAAAGATCTCAGCCTATctgactacaaaggaaaatacattgtGTTCTTCTTTTACCCTCTTGACTTCACCTTTGTGTGCCCCACGGAGATCATTGCTTTCAGTGACAGGGCAGAAGAATTTAAGAAGCTCAACTGTCAAGTGATTGGTGCTTCTGTGGATTCTCACTTCTGTCACCTGGCATGGATCAACACACCCAAGAAACAAGGAGGACTGGGACCCATGAACATTCCCTTGGTATCAGACCCCAAGCGTACCATTGCTCAGGACTATGGAGTCTTAAAGGCTGATGAAGGCATCTCCTTCAGGGGCCTCTTTATCATTGATGATAAAGGTATCCTTAGGCAGATCACGGTAAATGACCTTCCTGTAGGCCGCTCTGTGGATGAGACTCTGCGACTGGTTCAGGCCTTCCAGTTTACTGACAAGCATGGGGAAGTATGCCCAGCTGGCTGGAAACCTGGCAGTGATACCATCAAGCCTGATGTccagaagagcaaagaatatttctcTAAGCAGAAGTGA